The stretch of DNA GCGGACAGCATACGTCTGTACGTTCTGCACCTGAAAATAGATGCGGGAGCAGAGTTCGCTCAGTAAGCCCAGAAAGACAAACTGAATCGCCGCCAATCCGGAAACAGCACTCAACAACAACAGGGGGTTGCCAGTCATATCATAGTTATAGGCCAGCTTAAGGCCGATACTTGCGAATGCTGCCAGACCGCTGGTGAACATGGCCATCAATCCCATCATCCCGAAGAGTTTCATGGGGCTGACGGCGTACTGAATCAGATATTTAACGGTTGCCAGATCCAGCAGCACGCGAGTGACGCGGCCCAGTCCGTACTTCGAGACACCAAAACGCCGGGCATGATGCCTGGTAACGACTTCGATGCACCGTGCTCCACGCTGCCTGGCAAGAATGGGAATGAAGCGATGCATCTCGCCATAGAGCTGTAATTCCTTGGCGATTTCGCTGCGAATGGCTTTGAGTGTGCAACCGAGGTCGTGCACCGGGAAACCAGTCACCTTCCCAATCAGCCAGTTGGCACAAATCGACGGAAGTTTCCTGTGGAGAACTGCATCCTGCCGGTTCTTACGCCAGCCGTGCACGAGATCGTAACCTTCCTCGATTTTCGCCAGCATCATTGGAATGTCTTCGGGCTCATTCTGCAGGTCGCCATCGATGGTGACGATGACGTCACCAGTGGCTGCCTGAATTCCCGCCTGCATCGCAGCAGTTTGGCCAAAATTCTTGCGAAACTCGATCAGTTTCACTCGGGAATCTGCCCCAGCAATTTGATCCATGACTTCGGTAGAACCATCGGTGGAACCATCGTTGATGAGGATTAACTCGCAACTGTGTTGCAGAGGTTCCATCACCCGCATGATGGCGGCATGCAAAAGTGGAAGGTTTTCGAGTTCGTTATAGATTGGAACGACAATCGAAACGTGCATATTAAATCGCCTGTTGCCGACATCCATAGGGCATTTGCATCGCTCGGAATGACATCCATGTCATCGATGCAGGCATTGCCAGTGAATTGGTGAGTGGATTGGTTGCTGAGTCGTAAGTCTTGAGTGAGCAGGTTTCCTCGTGAGATTTCCAGACAGAGTTTTGCAGAAGTCGAAGAAAACGTCCAGACCGGCTCCTCGGTTGAAATGGGTGGTTTCGGCAGTTTGGGAGGAAGTTGCTGAATTACAAAATCGGGGCGAACATGCGAGCCCAGTTTTCCTGGAGCTTCTGCCAGCGGGAACGTTTGAACCACAGGCTTTTCTCAATTGGCTCTGCCTGGCGGACATCGATTTCAAACTGCGAGTTGAGCTGCTCGGCAATGCCTTTGTCGTACATTGCGACAGCGACTTCAAAATTCAGAAAGACGCTGCGCGAATCGAAATTGGGGCTCCCCACCAGAGAGTACTCGCCGTCCAGAGTCAACGTTTTCGAGTGCAGATAACCTCGGTTGTATTCCCAGATCTCAGCACCCGCTCGCAGCAGCGGGCTGTAACTCGACCGGCCCGCCATACGGGTATACCAGTAACCCTTGGCACCAGAGAGCAGTAATCGCACTTTCACACCCCGCACAGCGGCACACTCCAGGGCCACGACCAGGGCGTTTGTGGGAACAAAGTATCCTGTGGTAATTGTGATGTGATGCCGGGCTTCATTGATGGCCGCAAAGAACAGCGCCTGGAATACGCTATCTTCCATATGCGGCCCACCCGAAACCACCTGCGCCTCGACATGACCATGTGTTTCGGGTCGGGGAAAATCGTCTTGCCACGAGATCTCGCGACCAGTGGCACAATGCCAGTCTTCCGCAAAGATCATCTGCAATTGCAGCACCGAGGGGCCCACCAGTCGCAGGTGTGTATCACTCCAGTGGCCAAAATGCGGGACACGACTCAAATATTCGTCACCCACATTCATTCCACCTGTGAAACCGATTTCCCCATCGACAATGATGATCTTGCGATGATTACGCAGGTTCAGCGACCACGATTCGAGCCAGCCTCGTCCCGGAACAAACGCCGAAATTTCAATCCCCGCTTCCCGCATTGGTGCAATAAAGCGGCGGGACAATCTCAATGAACCGATCGAGTCATAAAGAAATCGGACTTTGACACCAGTTCTGGCCTTTTCGATGAGCAGGTCTCTGAGTCGAGTGCCGATTTTGTCGGGTTGCCAGATGTAGTACTCGAGATGAATTGTCGCGCGTGCGTTACGGATCGCGGTTTCAATTTCATCGAAGGCAATCCCGGCATCATGCAAAAGATCCACTCGGTTATGCATGGTCGGGCGGGATTCGGCCAGGCGGGTGGCGACCTTTGCCATATTGGATTGAAGTGGAGTTAATCGATCGCTTTCCAGCAGATGTCGTTCGGAGAGTTCGGGAAGCCGATGGCTGAGTCGCCTCCAGGCCCTCAATCGATGTTTAACAGTGGATTCAACCCGATTGATGCCAAAGATCAGGTACAAAATCGCACCGATGTATGGCAGCGTAATGATCGTAATGATCCATGCTACGGTGGCTGTTTCCTGACGGCGTTTTGTCAGGAGCACCACTGAAACGAGAGAAAACTGGAGTACAAAACTGATGACCGCCAAAGTGCCCGGCAACCAGTTGAACACGTCACAGTTCCTCTCAAGAGTGATCGTCGCCAGTCGCCAGTGCTGGCTTCACATGGACAGATTTAATTCTGCCCTGAGTGAGAGGACTTCGCTATGAAGGAATGCGATCGTTGCCGCTTTCTTCGGCGATAAAACTCCCGATCTGAATTGATCGACATCATGATGGATCAATCAAAGACGACGGTGCCGGGCCTTGAGCTTTCCCGATCTCGGATCAATTCCTGGGCGACACAGTCGATCGTTTCCGCACCGATCAGTTCTCGCCCTTCGGCTGACCCGGCCAGCAGTGCCAGATCGGCCAGTCGGCAGATTTCCAGTGGAATCCCGCGCGAGCGTGTGTAAAGCCGATCCACGGCAGCTTTGGTAAAGATCGGCAGTGAATACTCACTACGGGCCAGTCGCCAGCGGAGGAATTCATCACATCGGGCAGATGACCAGATCGGCAGATCAATTTTGAGACCGCTCGATTCTTCGAGCCACGACAGAAAGGCATGCTCTTCTGAGCGGCCAATTGCAAAGATCCAGGTCACATTCGATTCGCATCCCACCGATAGTGAGAGCAATCGGCGGAGAACGTGTGCCGCCGCAGGATCGAGTGTCTGGCAATGATCGATCATGAATGCCAGACGCTGGCCGGTGGATTTCTGGCCTTCGAGGAAATCTGTCAGCCGCGACCAGAGCCAGAGCGGGCTGTCTTCGACATCCGGGCCCAGTCCCAAGGCTTCGACAATACGCCAGAGCAGTTCGTGTCGATCCAGGCTGGTGGCATCCAGCAGAATCGCTTCGACTCCCGCCTGCGAAAGCTCTCGAGCCAGTACATGCAGCAAAAATGTCTTTCCGGTTCCACTGATTCCGCTCAGAACACCGACAGGTGCCCGCTGTTCCGCCAGATACCACAGGCGGGAGAGCGCTTCTTCGTGTTCCACACTGGCAAAAAAATCATCGGGAGCCAGCGTGAGCCTGAAGGGAGAGGGGCGCGTCAGTGAATCTTCCGGCATCATGACGAGCATCCGAAGACAAGCGATTGAAGAAGATAATCAGACCCGCCCACGGCATTGATGAGCACCGCTCGATCAACGTGGCGTTACCAGATCGCAAGCGCTGGCTCGAAGGCACTCAAATTCATAAATGACTGGCTTGGTGAATCAAAGTCGACTCACCTTCGCCTCGAACAGTTTCTTGAAGAGGTGCTCTCCAGATCCTGCAGGAGTCGCGTCGTCAGTTAGTAAGAAGATTCGAGCTGTTCGCGTTCGAGATTGTAGCGCTCCATAGCCTGAATCTGGTTGTATAACCTTGTTTCAGGGCCAGCAGGGAAATACTGGACATCGTCTTCG from Planctopirus ephydatiae encodes:
- a CDS encoding glycosyltransferase family 2 protein, yielding MHVSIVVPIYNELENLPLLHAAIMRVMEPLQHSCELILINDGSTDGSTEVMDQIAGADSRVKLIEFRKNFGQTAAMQAGIQAATGDVIVTIDGDLQNEPEDIPMMLAKIEEGYDLVHGWRKNRQDAVLHRKLPSICANWLIGKVTGFPVHDLGCTLKAIRSEIAKELQLYGEMHRFIPILARQRGARCIEVVTRHHARRFGVSKYGLGRVTRVLLDLATVKYLIQYAVSPMKLFGMMGLMAMFTSGLAAFASIGLKLAYNYDMTGNPLLLLSAVSGLAAIQFVFLGLLSELCSRIYFQVQNVQTYAVRKTTNFETVSLAISPAPLLDPRSRRAA
- the cls gene encoding cardiolipin synthase, which codes for MFNWLPGTLAVISFVLQFSLVSVVLLTKRRQETATVAWIITIITLPYIGAILYLIFGINRVESTVKHRLRAWRRLSHRLPELSERHLLESDRLTPLQSNMAKVATRLAESRPTMHNRVDLLHDAGIAFDEIETAIRNARATIHLEYYIWQPDKIGTRLRDLLIEKARTGVKVRFLYDSIGSLRLSRRFIAPMREAGIEISAFVPGRGWLESWSLNLRNHRKIIIVDGEIGFTGGMNVGDEYLSRVPHFGHWSDTHLRLVGPSVLQLQMIFAEDWHCATGREISWQDDFPRPETHGHVEAQVVSGGPHMEDSVFQALFFAAINEARHHITITTGYFVPTNALVVALECAAVRGVKVRLLLSGAKGYWYTRMAGRSSYSPLLRAGAEIWEYNRGYLHSKTLTLDGEYSLVGSPNFDSRSVFLNFEVAVAMYDKGIAEQLNSQFEIDVRQAEPIEKSLWFKRSRWQKLQENWARMFAPIL
- a CDS encoding ExeA family protein translates to MMPEDSLTRPSPFRLTLAPDDFFASVEHEEALSRLWYLAEQRAPVGVLSGISGTGKTFLLHVLARELSQAGVEAILLDATSLDRHELLWRIVEALGLGPDVEDSPLWLWSRLTDFLEGQKSTGQRLAFMIDHCQTLDPAAAHVLRRLLSLSVGCESNVTWIFAIGRSEEHAFLSWLEESSGLKIDLPIWSSARCDEFLRWRLARSEYSLPIFTKAAVDRLYTRSRGIPLEICRLADLALLAGSAEGRELIGAETIDCVAQELIRDRESSRPGTVVFD